A genome region from Dickeya chrysanthemi NCPPB 402 includes the following:
- a CDS encoding 2-hydroxycarboxylate transporter family protein: protein MSTTDDSYIVVKDEASGKVSLKEKWWHVLDNYKIGVIPVPLFILAGLLIALDCLEGKLPSDIVVMVATLAFFGFACGEFGKRLPFIGKMGAAAICATFIPSALVYYGLLPSVVVDATTKFYKSTNILYLYICCIIVGSIMSMNRQTLIQGFLRIFFPMLCGEVVGMLVGMGVGMMLGLDPFQIFFFLVLPIMAGGVGEGAIPLSIGYATLLHMEQGVALGRILPIVMLGSLTAIVLAGTLNQLGKRYPHLTGEGELMPNKANGTEQAPATLTSTLSGKMDPANLAAGALLAILLYMIGMLGHKLIGLPAPVGMLFAAVIVKLANGASPRLLEGSQVVYKFFQTSVTYPILFAVGVAITPWEELVHAFTITNLMVIVSTVVALVTTGFFVGKKIGMHPIDVAIISCCQSGQGGTGDVAILTAGNRMVLMPFAQIATRIGGAINVSVALLVLGKFLV from the coding sequence ATGAGTACCACTGATGATTCTTATATCGTTGTAAAAGATGAAGCCTCTGGGAAGGTTTCATTAAAAGAAAAATGGTGGCACGTTCTGGATAACTATAAAATTGGTGTTATTCCAGTGCCGCTGTTTATTCTGGCTGGTCTATTAATTGCGCTGGATTGTCTTGAAGGCAAACTGCCCAGCGATATCGTAGTCATGGTCGCTACGCTGGCGTTTTTTGGCTTTGCTTGCGGTGAATTCGGCAAGCGTTTGCCGTTTATCGGCAAAATGGGGGCCGCCGCGATTTGCGCCACGTTTATTCCGTCTGCGCTGGTTTATTACGGTCTGCTGCCGTCGGTTGTTGTGGATGCCACGACCAAGTTCTACAAATCCACCAATATTCTGTATCTCTATATCTGCTGCATTATTGTCGGCAGCATTATGAGCATGAATCGGCAGACGCTGATTCAGGGCTTCCTGCGCATTTTCTTCCCCATGTTGTGCGGTGAAGTCGTGGGTATGCTGGTTGGTATGGGTGTCGGCATGATGCTGGGCCTGGATCCGTTCCAGATCTTCTTCTTCCTGGTGCTGCCGATTATGGCAGGCGGTGTGGGTGAAGGGGCGATTCCTCTGTCTATCGGTTATGCCACCTTGCTGCACATGGAGCAAGGCGTCGCGCTGGGCCGCATCCTGCCGATCGTTATGCTGGGCAGCCTGACTGCCATCGTTCTGGCCGGTACGCTGAACCAACTGGGTAAACGTTATCCGCACCTGACTGGTGAAGGCGAACTGATGCCGAACAAAGCAAACGGCACCGAACAGGCTCCGGCCACACTCACCAGCACGCTGAGCGGCAAAATGGACCCGGCCAATCTGGCGGCGGGCGCTCTGCTGGCTATCCTGCTGTACATGATCGGTATGTTGGGCCATAAGCTGATTGGTCTGCCGGCACCGGTGGGTATGCTGTTTGCCGCAGTCATCGTGAAGCTGGCTAATGGCGCATCTCCGCGTCTGCTGGAAGGGTCTCAGGTCGTTTACAAATTCTTCCAGACTTCTGTGACTTACCCGATTCTGTTCGCCGTCGGCGTGGCGATTACCCCTTGGGAAGAGCTGGTACACGCTTTCACTATTACCAATCTGATGGTGATTGTGTCCACTGTTGTGGCACTGGTGACCACCGGCTTCTTTGTTGGCAAGAAAATCGGTATGCACCCGATTGATGTCGCCATCATCTCCTGCTGCCAGAGCGGGCAGGGCGGTACCGGCGACGTGGCCATTCTCACCGCCGGCAACCGTATGGTACTGATGCCTTTCGCTCAGATTGCTACCCGTATCGGTGGGGCAATCAACGTCTCCGTGGCCTTGCTGGTACTCGGCAAGTTCCTGGTGTGA
- a CDS encoding SDR family oxidoreductase, with amino-acid sequence MKKVAIIGLGWLGMPLALALQSRGYRVVGSKSTDDGVTAARLSGVECYRLNLTPELECEPDELDILLNVDALIITLPPGRLEREGGAYLPAVQRVVNSALAHGIPRILYTNSISVYGPVSGRVKENYSPQPETGVGKVLLELEQWLHALPHTEVDILRLAGLVGNHRHPGHFLAGRRDLPDGSHGVNLVHLEDVIEAIMLLLQRPHGGHLYNLCAPLHPAKQDFYPEQARQMGLEPPQFLPGDPSQARLIDGQRICSELGFEYHHPDPMTMVF; translated from the coding sequence ATGAAAAAGGTAGCGATAATTGGGCTTGGCTGGTTGGGTATGCCGCTGGCGCTGGCGTTACAGAGCCGAGGGTATCGTGTGGTGGGCAGTAAAAGCACCGATGATGGCGTAACGGCGGCGCGCTTATCCGGCGTGGAATGTTATCGCCTGAATCTGACGCCGGAGCTGGAGTGCGAGCCGGATGAGCTGGATATCCTGCTGAATGTGGATGCGCTGATTATCACGTTGCCGCCAGGGCGCCTTGAGCGCGAGGGCGGCGCTTATTTGCCGGCGGTACAGCGCGTGGTCAACAGTGCGCTGGCGCATGGTATACCACGCATCTTGTATACCAATTCCATTTCGGTTTATGGCCCGGTGAGCGGTCGGGTGAAAGAAAATTATTCGCCGCAGCCGGAAACCGGCGTCGGTAAAGTCTTACTGGAACTGGAACAATGGCTGCATGCGCTGCCGCATACCGAAGTCGATATCTTACGGCTGGCCGGGCTGGTGGGAAATCATCGTCATCCAGGGCATTTTCTTGCCGGGCGTCGGGATCTGCCGGATGGCAGTCATGGTGTGAATCTGGTCCATCTGGAGGATGTGATTGAGGCTATCATGCTGTTGTTGCAGCGCCCGCACGGCGGGCATCTTTATAATTTATGTGCGCCGTTGCATCCGGCCAAACAGGATTTTTATCCGGAACAGGCGCGCCAGATGGGACTGGAGCCACCGCAATTCTTGCCTGGCGATCCGTCGCAAGCCAGGTTGATCGACGGGCAACGAATCTGCAGTGAACTGGGGTTTGAATATCACCATCCCGACCCGATGACGATGGTGTTTTAG
- the citX gene encoding citrate lyase holo-[acyl-carrier protein] synthase: protein MSDIATDTPAGVSLNTLLAAKERRCARQQQLLAQHQSTLVSLTLVTPGPVKDSPLYRRTMRDAVAAFNDLCLARGWDVLEQQLHWLDTGAESFWVVTKDALSVKAAAIALEDQHPLGRLWDFDVFCPQEGSISRTLLAHEHRRCILCDESAHACARSRRHALPDVIEKVESILHAWFNAH from the coding sequence GTGAGCGATATTGCGACGGATACACCGGCCGGCGTCTCACTGAATACTCTGCTAGCGGCGAAGGAACGCCGCTGTGCACGCCAGCAGCAATTGCTGGCGCAGCACCAGTCTACGCTGGTGTCGTTGACGCTGGTGACACCGGGACCGGTCAAAGATTCTCCGCTGTATCGCCGGACGATGAGGGATGCCGTGGCGGCGTTTAACGACCTGTGTCTGGCCCGCGGCTGGGATGTGCTGGAGCAGCAGTTACATTGGCTGGATACCGGTGCGGAATCATTCTGGGTCGTGACCAAGGATGCCTTGAGTGTCAAGGCGGCAGCCATTGCACTGGAGGATCAACATCCATTGGGGCGTTTATGGGATTTCGACGTGTTTTGCCCGCAGGAAGGGTCGATCAGCCGAACGTTGCTGGCGCACGAGCATCGTCGGTGTATACTTTGCGATGAATCGGCGCATGCCTGCGCGCGTTCGCGCCGTCACGCGTTACCGGACGTGATTGAAAAAGTCGAGAGTATCCTCCATGCCTGGTTTAACGCACACTGA
- a CDS encoding methyl-accepting chemotaxis protein, with the protein MGFSSAIKNTKISHKLYLGFGVVLFLVVIASTLSAMRFRDIRDIYEKTNLIYNINIEVFQAKINRLKYFYTPDDSTQTVLTGFVKHASELTQSAHTLSWHSDELGYINDLDKIMVDFQKSVADMSASTQQVVALRKQIAALNTQNAVKTFRDGLQTQQLDYALLHRIEELAYAAESLKNLAYELQLAGTDDAVKAFNGRYAEAQKIYQDLQPILSGDSQKLTETLWKYTTQYASLNQDYIRAWGELKKAENAVKTGGDKSSAVIKSLISVVKNKNDALAYGSANVTLLIGVIAVIIGILIAVYIIRQITRPVMHNLMLAERIASGDLTATIEVDRHDELGKLTAAMASMNNRLRQMISDVRDSVAQVTHSAADIAAGNSDLASRTEQQSAAVVQTAASMEELTSTVKNNTENARHASQIASDASRNAHKGGEVVQNVVKTMDDIAASSRKIADITAVINSIAFQTNILALNAAVEAARAGEQGRGFAVVAGEVRSLSQRSSQAAKDIAALITESVERTNAGSTLVAEAGQTMDSIVKSVSRVNDIMGEISSASEEQGRGIEQISRAITELDSTTQQNATLVSQSSSAANTLEEQAMLLEKLVATFRLSDSPTASSHTVASLNTPRRPVQALPAAGKAKALAKPDAKGHQDDWASF; encoded by the coding sequence ATGGGGTTCAGCAGCGCGATAAAAAACACCAAAATCTCTCATAAACTCTACCTGGGATTCGGCGTGGTGTTATTTCTGGTGGTAATAGCGTCCACACTCAGCGCCATGCGCTTTCGTGACATTCGTGATATCTACGAAAAAACCAACCTGATTTACAACATCAATATTGAAGTTTTTCAGGCCAAAATTAATCGCCTTAAATATTTCTATACTCCCGATGACAGCACTCAGACCGTATTAACGGGTTTCGTCAAACATGCGTCTGAATTGACTCAAAGCGCTCATACCTTGTCCTGGCATAGCGATGAATTGGGTTATATCAATGATCTGGATAAGATCATGGTGGATTTCCAGAAGTCAGTCGCCGATATGTCGGCATCCACGCAACAAGTTGTCGCACTGAGAAAACAAATCGCCGCGTTAAATACGCAAAATGCCGTCAAAACCTTCCGTGACGGCCTGCAAACCCAGCAACTAGACTACGCGTTACTCCACCGTATAGAAGAATTGGCATACGCCGCGGAATCACTGAAAAACCTCGCTTATGAGTTGCAGCTTGCAGGTACCGATGATGCCGTCAAAGCGTTTAATGGCCGTTATGCCGAAGCCCAAAAGATTTATCAGGACCTACAACCCATACTCTCCGGCGACAGCCAGAAACTCACAGAGACACTCTGGAAATACACCACACAATACGCCTCACTGAATCAGGACTATATCCGCGCCTGGGGCGAGCTGAAGAAAGCAGAAAATGCGGTAAAAACCGGCGGTGATAAAAGTAGTGCGGTGATCAAATCCTTAATTAGCGTGGTAAAAAATAAGAACGACGCGCTGGCGTACGGCTCAGCCAACGTAACGTTGCTGATTGGCGTCATCGCAGTCATCATCGGTATTTTGATCGCCGTCTACATCATTCGTCAGATAACTCGCCCGGTCATGCATAATCTGATGCTGGCTGAACGCATCGCCAGCGGTGACCTGACTGCCACCATCGAAGTGGACCGCCACGACGAACTGGGCAAGTTGACCGCCGCGATGGCATCCATGAACAATCGCCTACGGCAGATGATTTCCGATGTGCGCGACAGCGTAGCGCAAGTCACGCATTCGGCGGCCGACATTGCCGCCGGCAACAGCGATCTCGCCTCCCGCACCGAGCAGCAATCCGCCGCAGTGGTGCAAACCGCCGCCAGCATGGAAGAATTGACCTCAACGGTGAAAAACAACACCGAAAACGCCCGTCATGCCAGCCAGATTGCGTCCGATGCATCGAGAAATGCACATAAAGGCGGCGAAGTGGTACAGAACGTGGTGAAAACGATGGATGACATTGCCGCCAGTTCTCGCAAAATCGCCGATATCACCGCCGTCATCAATAGCATTGCTTTCCAAACCAATATTCTGGCGCTCAACGCGGCGGTGGAAGCCGCCCGTGCCGGTGAGCAAGGGCGTGGGTTTGCCGTGGTGGCTGGTGAAGTGCGTAGCCTTTCCCAACGCAGTTCACAGGCGGCAAAAGATATCGCAGCCTTGATCACCGAATCGGTAGAACGCACTAACGCAGGGAGTACACTGGTGGCCGAAGCAGGACAAACCATGGATAGCATCGTTAAATCGGTATCCCGCGTTAACGATATCATGGGTGAGATCTCCTCCGCGTCGGAAGAGCAAGGCCGGGGTATCGAACAGATTTCCCGTGCCATTACCGAATTGGATAGCACGACCCAACAAAACGCCACGCTGGTTTCGCAGTCATCGTCTGCCGCCAATACACTGGAAGAACAGGCTATGTTGCTGGAGAAACTGGTGGCGACCTTCCGGCTGTCGGACTCCCCGACCGCCTCGTCGCACACGGTTGCATCACTGAACACGCCGCGTCGTCCGGTGCAGGCTCTGCCCGCCGCCGGTAAGGCTAAAGCATTAGCGAAACCGGACGCCAAAGGTCATCAGGACGACTGGGCTTCTTTTTGA
- the citE gene encoding citrate (pro-3S)-lyase subunit beta — MSATQTKATQPKKLRRSMLFLPGANAAMLSNAFIYRPDSIMFDLEDAVSLREKDTARLLVYHALQHPMYQDIETVVRINQLNTPFGLKDLEAAVRGGVDVIRLPKTDSTDDVDELEHHLVRIEKACGREVGSTRIMAAIESAVGVINAVSIARSSERMIGIALAAFDYVMDMQTERGDGTELFYARCAVLHAARAAGIDAFDVVYSNVNDEAGFLKEVELIRKLGFNGKSLINPRQIELLHNAYAPTQDEVDYAHLVIKAAEDGERAGLGVISLNGKMIDGPIIDHARRVVERALASGVRQ, encoded by the coding sequence ATGAGCGCTACTCAGACGAAAGCCACTCAGCCGAAAAAACTGCGCCGCAGCATGCTGTTCCTGCCGGGTGCGAATGCCGCCATGCTGTCCAACGCCTTTATCTACCGGCCCGACTCCATCATGTTCGATCTGGAGGATGCGGTATCGCTGCGCGAGAAAGATACCGCGCGTCTGCTGGTCTACCATGCGCTGCAACACCCGATGTATCAGGACATTGAAACCGTGGTGCGCATCAACCAGCTCAACACGCCGTTCGGTCTGAAGGACCTGGAAGCGGCGGTACGGGGCGGCGTGGATGTCATCCGACTGCCGAAGACCGACTCCACCGACGACGTCGATGAGCTGGAACATCACCTGGTCCGCATCGAAAAAGCGTGCGGCCGTGAAGTCGGCTCCACCCGTATCATGGCGGCCATTGAGTCCGCGGTCGGGGTGATCAACGCGGTGTCCATCGCCCGATCTTCCGAACGGATGATCGGTATCGCGCTGGCGGCGTTCGACTATGTGATGGACATGCAGACCGAGCGCGGTGACGGCACCGAGCTATTCTATGCGCGCTGTGCGGTGCTGCACGCGGCCCGCGCGGCCGGCATCGACGCCTTTGACGTGGTGTACTCCAACGTCAACGACGAGGCGGGCTTCCTGAAGGAAGTGGAGCTGATCCGCAAGCTGGGTTTCAACGGCAAATCGCTGATCAACCCGCGCCAGATAGAGCTGTTGCACAACGCCTACGCGCCGACCCAGGACGAGGTGGACTACGCCCATCTGGTGATCAAGGCGGCGGAAGACGGCGAGCGCGCCGGTCTTGGGGTCATTTCGCTGAACGGAAAAATGATCGATGGCCCGATTATCGACCACGCCCGCCGGGTGGTGGAGCGCGCGCTGGCGTCCGGCGTGCGTCAGTAG
- the citD gene encoding citrate lyase acyl carrier protein, with the protein MKIIKEALAGTFESSDLLVRVSPAEGPLTVVINSEVIKQFGDQITQVVNDTLRTLGVEAGTVVVEDKGALDCVIRARVQSAVLRAAGVDEIDWERL; encoded by the coding sequence ATGAAAATTATCAAGGAAGCCCTGGCGGGCACCTTCGAGTCCAGCGACCTGCTGGTCAGGGTGTCCCCGGCGGAAGGCCCGCTGACCGTGGTGATAAACAGCGAGGTCATCAAGCAGTTCGGCGACCAGATCACGCAGGTGGTGAACGACACCCTGCGTACGCTGGGGGTGGAAGCCGGCACCGTGGTAGTGGAAGACAAGGGCGCGCTGGACTGCGTGATCCGCGCCCGGGTGCAGAGTGCGGTGCTGCGCGCCGCCGGCGTTGACGAGATCGATTGGGAGAGACTGTGA
- the citF gene encoding citrate lyase subunit alpha codes for MSNFIEALQQQYPEKSHLQPFVSANHCTPWLNDVTEKHQRKLCADLEEAIRKSGLQDGMTISFHHAFREGDKVINHVVDTLARLGFKDLTLASSSLMTCNAPLIEHIRNGVIRRIYTSGMRGKLADAISHGLMKEPVQIHSHGGRVHLLQSGELKIDVAFLGVPSSDEFGNANGTSGKSRCGSLGYAMVDAHYAKTVVLLTESLVPFPNVPASIVQDQVDFVVPVEEVGDPAKISVGAARVTSNPRELLIARRAADVIAHSGYFKPGFSIQTGSGAASTACTRFLEDRMQKQGVTARFALGGITGSIVDLHEKGLIEKLLDTQCFDANAAASLAKNPNHVEISTNVYANPSSKAACCDQLDVVILSALEIDTQFNVNVITGSDGVMRGASGGHCDVATAANLTIVVAPLIRSRIPTVVRQVTTCVTPGSAIDVLVTDHGIAVNPSRPEVAERLTQAGLSVMSIEELYQRAIQLVGEPKAIEFHDRIVGVIRYRDGSVIDVVRQVKEDNA; via the coding sequence ATGAGTAATTTTATTGAAGCACTGCAGCAGCAATATCCGGAAAAAAGCCATCTGCAGCCGTTCGTCAGCGCCAACCACTGCACACCCTGGCTGAATGACGTCACCGAAAAGCACCAGCGCAAGCTGTGCGCCGATCTGGAGGAAGCCATTCGCAAGAGCGGGCTGCAGGACGGCATGACCATTTCGTTCCACCACGCGTTCCGTGAAGGGGACAAGGTGATTAACCACGTGGTGGACACGCTGGCACGGCTGGGATTTAAAGATCTGACGCTGGCGTCCAGCTCGCTGATGACCTGCAACGCGCCGCTGATAGAACACATCCGCAATGGCGTTATCCGCCGTATCTACACCTCCGGTATGCGCGGCAAGCTGGCGGACGCCATTTCGCATGGCCTGATGAAAGAGCCGGTGCAGATTCACTCGCACGGTGGCCGGGTGCACCTGTTGCAGAGCGGCGAACTGAAGATAGACGTGGCGTTTCTCGGGGTGCCGAGCAGCGATGAATTCGGCAATGCCAACGGCACGTCGGGGAAATCCCGCTGCGGGTCGCTGGGCTACGCGATGGTGGACGCGCACTACGCGAAGACGGTGGTGCTGTTGACGGAGAGTCTGGTGCCGTTCCCGAACGTGCCAGCCAGCATCGTGCAGGACCAGGTGGACTTCGTGGTGCCGGTGGAGGAAGTGGGCGACCCGGCGAAAATCAGCGTGGGGGCGGCACGTGTGACCAGCAACCCGCGTGAGCTGTTGATAGCACGCCGGGCGGCGGACGTGATCGCGCATTCCGGGTATTTCAAACCGGGCTTTTCCATCCAGACCGGATCCGGTGCGGCATCGACCGCCTGTACCCGTTTTCTGGAAGACCGGATGCAGAAACAGGGGGTGACGGCGCGCTTCGCGCTCGGCGGCATCACCGGCAGCATCGTTGATCTGCATGAAAAAGGGTTGATCGAGAAACTGCTGGATACCCAGTGTTTTGACGCGAATGCGGCGGCCTCGCTGGCGAAAAACCCGAACCATGTGGAAATTTCCACCAACGTGTACGCCAACCCGAGCTCAAAGGCGGCGTGTTGCGACCAACTGGACGTGGTGATCCTGAGTGCGCTGGAAATCGACACCCAGTTCAACGTGAACGTGATCACCGGCTCGGACGGGGTGATGCGCGGGGCGTCGGGCGGTCACTGCGATGTGGCGACGGCGGCGAATCTGACCATCGTGGTGGCGCCGCTGATCCGCAGCCGTATCCCGACGGTGGTGCGTCAGGTGACGACCTGCGTGACGCCGGGGAGCGCCATCGACGTGCTGGTAACCGACCACGGTATCGCGGTGAATCCGTCGCGACCGGAAGTGGCGGAGCGTCTGACTCAGGCGGGCCTGAGCGTCATGTCGATCGAGGAACTGTACCAGCGGGCGATCCAACTGGTGGGCGAACCGAAGGCGATTGAATTTCACGACCGTATCGTGGGGGTGATCCGCTACCGCGACGGCAGTGTGATCGACGTGGTACGTCAGGTGAAAGAGGATAACGCGTGA
- the citC gene encoding [citrate (pro-3S)-lyase] ligase gives MYADESITFTTLDVRTQPPELADIAQFLGACRLGMDRDLEFVVVGRHHGRLVACAGLCGNTIKCVAVDPDYRELSLGVKVVNEVVQLAAERGLFHLFLYTRPCNIAAFRGCGFHPIARYDDQAVLMENTPIGIRQYCRSLSAQSQPGRDIGAIVMNANPFTLGHRYLAEQAARACDWLHIFVVREDVSFFPFAERLEMVRQGVADIPNLTVHAGSAYLISKATFPGYFLKEEKLITRAHAALDLIIFRQYIAPALGITRRFVGTEPFCPVTHQYNQDMHHWLEQDGRVAAPALDVVEIERTREHSGLAISASEVRRLLKQRQFDAIREIVPATTYAHLQRHGELACA, from the coding sequence ATGTATGCCGATGAGAGCATTACGTTTACCACACTGGATGTCCGCACCCAGCCTCCCGAGCTGGCCGACATCGCACAATTTCTTGGCGCCTGTCGGCTGGGCATGGACCGGGATCTCGAGTTCGTTGTGGTGGGACGGCATCACGGCAGACTGGTAGCCTGTGCCGGGCTGTGCGGCAATACCATCAAGTGTGTGGCGGTGGACCCTGACTACCGCGAGCTCAGTCTGGGCGTGAAGGTGGTGAACGAGGTGGTGCAACTGGCGGCCGAGCGCGGCCTGTTCCACCTGTTTCTCTACACCCGCCCCTGCAACATTGCGGCGTTCCGCGGCTGCGGTTTCCACCCGATCGCCCGTTATGACGACCAGGCGGTGCTGATGGAGAACACCCCCATCGGCATCCGGCAGTACTGCCGGTCGCTGTCGGCGCAGTCTCAGCCGGGCCGGGACATCGGCGCCATCGTGATGAACGCCAACCCGTTTACGTTGGGGCACCGCTATCTGGCCGAGCAGGCCGCCCGCGCCTGCGACTGGCTGCATATTTTCGTGGTGCGCGAGGATGTCTCTTTCTTTCCGTTCGCCGAACGGCTGGAGATGGTGCGTCAGGGCGTGGCGGATATCCCGAATCTGACGGTGCACGCCGGGTCGGCCTACCTGATTTCCAAGGCCACCTTTCCGGGGTATTTCCTGAAGGAAGAGAAGCTGATCACCCGGGCGCACGCCGCACTGGACCTGATCATCTTTCGTCAGTACATCGCCCCGGCGCTCGGCATCACCCGGCGTTTCGTCGGCACCGAGCCGTTCTGCCCGGTGACGCACCAGTACAACCAGGACATGCACCACTGGCTGGAGCAGGACGGGCGGGTAGCCGCCCCGGCGCTGGACGTGGTGGAAATCGAACGTACGCGCGAACACTCCGGCCTGGCGATTTCCGCCTCTGAAGTGCGCCGGCTGCTGAAGCAGCGCCAGTTCGACGCCATTCGCGAGATTGTCCCGGCGACGACGTATGCGCATTTACAACGCCATGGCGAACTCGCCTGCGCGTGA
- a CDS encoding response regulator, translating into MPIANTMPTERTIENFDVLIVEDERKLANIHAEFIEKNFALRVVGTASTLSEAKRMLQQYKPRLMLLDNYLPDGEGVQLLESDLMRSINCSVIFITAASDMNTCAQAIRCGAFDYIIKPVSYPRLRSSLERFIQFVKTQHTYKVVDQQNVDVLYQLQASTVPNGPGSKGIEENTLSLVKQIFQSQPETLFSVDEVVEKTGLSKTTARRYLEYGLENQFLDVEMRYGKIGHPRRLYRKKHLD; encoded by the coding sequence ATGCCGATTGCGAACACCATGCCGACTGAACGAACGATTGAAAACTTCGACGTGCTGATCGTTGAAGATGAAAGAAAGCTGGCAAATATCCATGCGGAATTTATCGAAAAGAATTTCGCACTACGAGTCGTGGGCACGGCGTCAACCCTGAGCGAAGCCAAACGCATGTTGCAGCAGTATAAACCCCGGCTGATGCTGTTGGATAACTACCTGCCGGATGGTGAAGGCGTTCAGTTGCTCGAAAGCGATCTGATGCGCAGCATTAACTGCTCGGTCATCTTCATTACTGCCGCCAGCGACATGAATACCTGTGCGCAAGCCATTCGATGCGGCGCGTTTGATTACATTATCAAACCCGTCTCCTACCCCCGCTTACGCTCATCGCTTGAACGTTTCATTCAGTTTGTCAAAACGCAGCATACTTACAAAGTCGTCGATCAACAGAACGTGGACGTACTCTACCAGTTGCAAGCCTCTACCGTACCTAACGGGCCAGGCAGCAAAGGCATTGAAGAGAATACCCTCAGTCTGGTTAAGCAGATCTTTCAAAGCCAACCGGAAACCCTGTTTTCCGTAGACGAAGTGGTGGAAAAAACCGGATTAAGCAAAACCACAGCCCGGCGTTATCTGGAGTACGGACTTGAAAACCAGTTTCTTGATGTAGAAATGCGCTACGGCAAGATTGGGCATCCCCGGCGTCTCTACCGTAAAAAACACCTGGATTAA
- a CDS encoding fumarylacetoacetate hydrolase family protein, whose protein sequence is MKLASYRHHGKNSYGIHTPAGLIDLGSRLGDRYPDLKALLAGEALHEAAAFQTETPDVAVADVTFLPVIVAPSKILCVGMNYADKRKEFNEQNPAPTLFVRFADSQTGHGTQVLKPHYSSEFDYEGELAVIIGKNGQNISRDEALSFVAGYSCYMDGSARDWQHSWFTAGKNWQKTGAFGPYLTTRDEIPDPHALAIRTYLNGRMVQDDNTASMIHKVADLIEYISTFTALSAGDVIITGSPGGVGKKRTPPLFMKPGDSIEVEIENVGHLRNTIGEVAQTVKTPRAEPVAAGH, encoded by the coding sequence ATGAAACTTGCAAGTTACCGCCATCACGGCAAAAACAGCTACGGGATCCACACGCCGGCAGGTCTGATTGATTTGGGCAGCCGCCTTGGCGACCGTTATCCGGACCTGAAAGCCCTGCTGGCAGGCGAGGCGCTCCACGAAGCCGCCGCCTTTCAGACCGAGACGCCTGATGTCGCCGTCGCCGACGTCACCTTCCTGCCGGTGATCGTCGCGCCGTCCAAAATCCTTTGCGTCGGCATGAACTACGCCGACAAGCGCAAAGAATTCAACGAGCAGAACCCCGCACCGACCCTATTTGTGCGTTTCGCCGACTCCCAGACCGGCCACGGCACGCAGGTGCTCAAGCCGCACTACTCCAGCGAATTCGACTATGAAGGCGAACTGGCGGTCATCATCGGCAAGAACGGTCAGAACATCAGTCGCGACGAGGCGTTGTCGTTTGTCGCTGGCTACAGCTGCTACATGGACGGCTCCGCCCGCGACTGGCAGCACAGCTGGTTTACCGCCGGCAAGAACTGGCAGAAGACCGGTGCCTTCGGCCCGTATCTCACCACCCGCGACGAGATCCCCGATCCGCACGCTCTGGCCATCCGTACCTATCTCAACGGCCGTATGGTGCAGGACGACAACACCGCCAGCATGATCCACAAGGTGGCGGACCTGATCGAGTACATCAGCACCTTTACCGCGCTGAGCGCCGGCGACGTCATCATCACCGGCTCGCCGGGCGGCGTCGGCAAGAAACGTACCCCGCCGTTGTTCATGAAGCCGGGCGACAGCATTGAAGTGGAAATCGAGAACGTGGGTCACCTGCGCAACACCATTGGTGAAGTCGCCCAGACGGTGAAAACCCCGCGCGCCGAACCCGTCGCGGCCGGGCACTGA